A stretch of Aedes aegypti strain LVP_AGWG chromosome 2, AaegL5.0 Primary Assembly, whole genome shotgun sequence DNA encodes these proteins:
- the LOC5566366 gene encoding LOW QUALITY PROTEIN: polyadenylate-binding protein 2 (The sequence of the model RefSeq protein was modified relative to this genomic sequence to represent the inferred CDS: inserted 3 bases in 2 codons; substituted 1 base at 1 genomic stop codon) yields the protein MMTIRKLILEEDYLKGADMQIDPELEAIKXRVKEMEEEAEKLKQLSNRSYPNRXRLGPPPESLRSLTAEEKAEIDNRSIYVGNVDYGATAKNXEAHFHGCGTINRVTILCNKADGHPKGFAYIEFGSKEFVETALAMNETLFRGRQIKVNPKRTNRPGMCTTNRFPRGSGSRPGSTDFEGMLLQEDTEDHEDLLVDIEEGPPITHRIRERKSNKTHDPDIRCSTQTNSRLVFRASHLEDERTLGSTSGN from the exons ATGATGACGATTCGGAAGTTGATTTTGGAG GAGGACTATTTGAAAGGCGCTGATATGCAAATCGATCCGGAACTGGAAGCGATCA GTCGTGTCAAAGAGATGGAGGAAGAGGCCGAGAAGTTGAAACAACTTTCAAACCGAAGTTACCCAAACAGATGACGCTTGGGTCCCCCACCGGAGTCACTCCGATCTCTGACGGCAGAAGAAAAAGCCGAAATTGATAACCGTTCCATCTACGTGGGTAATGTCGATTACGGAGCAACGGCGAAGAA TGAAGCCCACTTCCATGGCTGTGGCACCATCAATAGGGTAACCATTCTGTGCAATAAGGCCGACGGGCATCCGAAGGGTTTCGCCTACATAGAATTCGGTTCGAAGGAGTTCGTCGAAACGGCACTGGCCATGAATGAGACCCTGTTCCGTGGGCGGCAAATCAAGGTCAATCCGAAACGTACCAACCGACCGGGAATGTGCACCACCAATCGGTTCCCCCGCGGCTCCGGTTCGCGGCCGGGGAGCACGGATTTCGAGGGCATGCTGCTACAGGAGGACACCGAGGATCACGAAGACCTGC TCGTGGATATCGAGGAAGGGCCACCTATTACGCACCGTATTAGGGAACGCAAGTCGAACAAGACACACGACCCCGATATTCGCTGCAGCACGCAAACAAACTCACGTTTAGTTTTTAGGGCATCCCATCTAGAGGATGAGAGGACACTGGGAAGCACCAGTGGCAACTAG